One part of the Mariniblastus fucicola genome encodes these proteins:
- a CDS encoding PEP-CTERM sorting domain-containing protein: protein MNKQNDSSSVNKKRWAAYSAAGLAALVSGADSAEAEITHIEVGTTWTTDSDFYYALDGSAALNFYHPGDRALVGVWNGGYYGSLVGVSSGGFNYASNLASGVNVSTQGFLGSVFADFADGGGYTNSQFVNTSGFFAFRFDGGAGQQFGWGRLTAAGDSPVNTFTIEEYAFADVGEAIEVGQTVSAVPEPGSLGLLALGAVGVLASRRKKLALAS from the coding sequence ATGAATAAACAGAACGATTCGTCCAGTGTGAACAAAAAAAGATGGGCAGCATATAGCGCAGCGGGTTTAGCTGCGTTGGTATCTGGTGCTGATTCGGCTGAAGCTGAGATCACACACATCGAAGTTGGGACTACATGGACGACTGACAGTGATTTCTACTACGCGTTGGATGGAAGTGCTGCGTTGAATTTTTACCACCCTGGTGATCGCGCACTAGTTGGGGTATGGAACGGTGGGTACTACGGAAGCCTCGTTGGTGTGTCGAGTGGAGGCTTCAACTACGCGTCGAATCTTGCGTCAGGGGTGAATGTTTCAACGCAGGGTTTTCTTGGCTCTGTCTTTGCTGACTTTGCCGATGGCGGTGGGTATACGAACAGCCAGTTTGTCAATACATCCGGATTTTTCGCGTTTCGTTTCGACGGGGGTGCAGGCCAGCAATTTGGTTGGGGACGCCTCACTGCTGCGGGAGACTCGCCGGTAAACACTTTCACGATCGAAGAGTATGCGTTTGCAGATGTTGGAGAAGCAATCGAAGTAGGTCAGACTGTGTCAGCGGTTCCTGAACCTGGTTCATTGGGATTGCTCGCACTTGGAGCAGTTGGCGTTCTTGCCAGTCGCCGCAAGAAGCTTGCCTTGGCAAGTTAG
- a CDS encoding alkaline phosphatase family protein, translating into MAEAKKKVLLIGWDGADWEHINPLMDEGLLPTLEGLVNEGTMANLATLQPVLSPMLWNSVATCKFADKHGIHGFVEPDENGGARPYSSVSRKTKALWNIFSQNGIRSNVINWWASHPAEKIDGCVVSNLFGGVRIDPESGWQITPGTVHPEEKESFYAQMKFFPNEIGQEHILPFIPLAAEIDQKKDKRLSSFAKTFAEMMTTHSVATGVMELEPWDFMAIYYTGIDHFSHGFMEYHPPKLPRISEKDFEIYKDVVKGAYQFHDMMLARILELADENTTIVLCSDHGFQSGAYRPRGTPREPAGPAVWHRQYGILVMKGPGIKKDERIYGASLIDVGPTLLQLYGLPVGDDMDGRVLIEAFEDPEETTTIPSWDDVPGNHGMPDKEEVVSNAKSEELLKQFVALGYVEDFGGDKEKQSLAADTEGKYNLSRCLMWQNRNDEAKTILEELLVLAPWENRFIIQLADCYFRCGYLKQAEALIDKAFDLEKTVVFQAIVIYAKLQFELGDVEKGMKYLTLASRRSPRFPKLHAQIGDAFSSLRNWKQAEKSYRKAIELHPDLAQAYQGLAKASLRMNRIDDAIDSALSAVGLVHRLPKAHLTLGIALARKKDFEKATLAFKNAAKFAPKMVHPHRWLVRIYEMHGEQALADQHRKQVALLSSFQVGERKTEDERRGTKFQLPEIEDEATREERLLKERPSPNDPVEESGKTFVLVSGLPRSGTSLMMQMLVAGGMEPISDGEREADTDNPKGYFEWEAIKQIGEKPELLDDDAHAGKVLKTISMLLDKMPRKHRYKVIFMMRPLSEIAASQTKMIQRLGTTGAEVEEKRLVRELARHRAESVSWLDKAQNVEHILVDYPALISDPESSLEKIVELLGDEYLSTPDQMISAIDKSLYRNRTEAKGGNKN; encoded by the coding sequence ATGGCCGAAGCTAAGAAGAAAGTCCTTTTGATCGGTTGGGACGGAGCGGATTGGGAACATATCAACCCACTCATGGATGAAGGCCTCTTACCAACTCTGGAAGGGTTGGTAAATGAAGGCACGATGGCAAACTTGGCAACTTTGCAGCCTGTGCTTTCGCCGATGCTATGGAACTCGGTTGCGACATGCAAATTTGCTGACAAGCACGGCATTCACGGATTTGTCGAACCAGATGAAAATGGCGGTGCTCGGCCCTATTCCAGTGTTTCACGGAAGACCAAGGCTCTTTGGAATATTTTTTCTCAGAATGGAATTCGATCCAACGTAATCAATTGGTGGGCAAGCCATCCCGCTGAAAAGATTGATGGATGTGTAGTCAGCAACCTTTTCGGTGGTGTTCGCATTGATCCCGAATCTGGTTGGCAAATTACTCCTGGTACGGTTCATCCCGAGGAAAAGGAGTCTTTTTATGCACAGATGAAATTCTTTCCAAATGAGATCGGGCAAGAACATATCCTGCCATTCATTCCTCTTGCTGCGGAAATTGACCAGAAGAAGGACAAGCGTCTAAGTTCATTTGCCAAAACTTTCGCCGAGATGATGACAACTCATTCAGTGGCGACTGGAGTAATGGAGTTGGAGCCGTGGGACTTCATGGCCATCTATTACACAGGTATCGACCATTTCTCTCATGGGTTCATGGAATACCATCCGCCGAAACTGCCACGCATTTCGGAAAAGGACTTTGAAATCTACAAGGATGTCGTGAAAGGCGCCTATCAGTTTCACGACATGATGCTGGCCAGGATTCTGGAACTGGCTGACGAAAATACAACCATTGTGCTTTGCTCGGATCATGGGTTTCAATCTGGCGCCTACCGGCCGCGTGGTACACCTCGTGAACCAGCAGGTCCAGCAGTTTGGCACCGACAATACGGAATCCTCGTAATGAAGGGGCCCGGCATTAAGAAGGACGAGAGGATTTATGGAGCCAGCCTTATCGATGTTGGACCGACATTGCTGCAGTTGTATGGACTTCCCGTCGGCGACGATATGGACGGGCGAGTACTGATTGAAGCTTTCGAGGATCCGGAAGAAACGACAACGATACCTTCGTGGGACGATGTGCCGGGCAATCATGGCATGCCCGACAAAGAAGAGGTCGTTTCGAATGCCAAATCCGAAGAACTGCTTAAGCAGTTTGTGGCGTTAGGCTACGTTGAGGATTTTGGTGGTGACAAAGAAAAGCAATCCTTGGCTGCCGATACTGAGGGGAAATACAATCTCTCGCGCTGTTTGATGTGGCAGAATCGTAACGATGAAGCGAAGACGATTTTGGAAGAGCTTCTTGTTCTGGCGCCCTGGGAAAATCGTTTCATAATCCAGCTCGCTGACTGTTATTTTCGTTGCGGCTATTTGAAGCAAGCTGAAGCGCTAATTGACAAAGCGTTTGATCTTGAAAAGACAGTCGTTTTTCAGGCAATCGTGATCTATGCAAAGTTACAGTTTGAGCTGGGCGATGTAGAGAAAGGTATGAAATACCTGACTCTTGCGTCACGTAGATCTCCTCGATTTCCGAAGCTGCACGCCCAGATCGGCGATGCTTTTTCGTCGCTTCGAAATTGGAAGCAGGCAGAGAAGTCTTACCGGAAAGCGATCGAGCTTCATCCGGACCTCGCACAAGCCTATCAAGGTTTGGCAAAAGCGAGTCTGCGAATGAACCGAATTGATGATGCGATTGATTCAGCGCTGTCTGCCGTCGGTCTGGTCCACCGTTTGCCGAAGGCCCACCTGACTCTGGGGATCGCATTGGCGCGGAAAAAGGATTTTGAGAAAGCGACTCTGGCGTTTAAAAACGCTGCAAAATTCGCTCCTAAAATGGTGCATCCACATCGCTGGTTGGTTCGTATCTACGAGATGCACGGAGAGCAAGCACTGGCGGACCAGCATCGCAAACAGGTTGCACTGCTGAGTAGTTTCCAGGTGGGCGAACGTAAAACGGAAGACGAACGCCGGGGGACGAAGTTTCAGCTGCCAGAAATTGAGGACGAAGCCACACGTGAGGAAAGATTGCTCAAGGAGCGACCGTCACCAAATGATCCAGTCGAGGAATCCGGGAAAACGTTTGTACTTGTTTCCGGCCTACCACGTTCCGGAACGTCGTTGATGATGCAGATGCTCGTGGCCGGGGGGATGGAACCCATCTCTGATGGTGAGCGGGAAGCGGATACTGACAATCCCAAAGGCTACTTCGAATGGGAGGCGATCAAACAAATCGGAGAGAAACCGGAGTTGCTCGATGACGACGCGCACGCTGGAAAAGTGCTTAAAACAATTTCCATGCTGTTGGACAAAATGCCAAGAAAGCATCGCTATAAAGTTATCTTTATGATGCGACCGCTTTCCGAGATCGCGGCGTCGCAGACGAAGATGATTCAAAGGTTGGGGACGACTGGGGCGGAGGTCGAAGAAAAACGACTGGTTAGAGAGCTAGCGAGGCATCGAGCCGAGTCAGTAAGCTGGTTGGACAAGGCTCAGAACGTTGAGCACATTCTTGTCGATTATCCTGCCCTCATTTCGGATCCGGAATCGAGTCTGGAGAAGATCGTTGAGCTTTTGGGCGATGAGTACCTGTCGACTCCGGATCAAATGATCTCAGCGATCGACAAGTCTTTGTACCGAAACCGAACTGAAGCCAAGGGCGGGAACAAAAACTGA
- a CDS encoding matrixin family metalloprotease, whose product MRKIFFLCALLIVSWAQFDSAVAQGFFNPLEELDFWSEEELPLPVYYWDNGYTGIDSVTGLALDSSSALQASINTWNEASVNSLGFSFMGTSTTYQENAVNVSFGSNAIFDQFGAIGVALIDYNVDFQNPHLPRCEWKATGADVVINENFSYTNHEQASPLGPYDLQGLFTHELGHVLGLPHVDNQPAVMNSTYSGLRELQQIDIEMLANEKVFTPSICGLPLSSAGRLEWSLSADSGSGFSNIEDALVLSTLSGDIPQTTIPGVFEPEAKAIVSLNFDEDESRDDLVISLEDGYLADGSLGIEFGVTIEDLAWEDQLERQLLGVDENGQVQLEIEFLRLESIGPTEFGDVVDSTTMMATVAFDGSRLQIEPMSYEFDEALFFDFATFSSNGLKGIEIRGISFGLQAVPEPNAGSLLLLVWIAAFNRRRRIAC is encoded by the coding sequence ATGAGAAAAATATTCTTTCTATGTGCCCTTCTGATCGTCAGCTGGGCACAATTCGATTCCGCAGTCGCACAGGGATTTTTTAACCCTCTCGAGGAGCTGGATTTCTGGAGCGAAGAAGAGCTTCCGTTGCCGGTTTACTATTGGGACAACGGCTATACCGGAATCGATTCAGTCACCGGGCTAGCGCTCGACAGTAGCAGTGCTCTTCAAGCATCAATCAACACGTGGAACGAGGCCAGCGTTAACAGCCTTGGGTTCTCCTTCATGGGAACATCCACGACATACCAAGAAAATGCGGTCAACGTAAGCTTTGGAAGCAATGCAATCTTTGATCAATTTGGCGCGATTGGCGTCGCGCTCATTGACTACAACGTGGATTTTCAAAATCCACATCTGCCTCGGTGCGAATGGAAGGCAACTGGGGCGGATGTTGTGATCAACGAGAATTTCTCGTACACAAATCATGAACAGGCCTCTCCGTTGGGCCCATATGATTTGCAGGGTCTGTTTACGCATGAGCTGGGGCACGTGCTTGGATTGCCGCACGTTGATAATCAGCCCGCCGTAATGAACAGTACATATAGCGGTTTGAGGGAATTGCAGCAGATCGACATCGAGATGTTGGCAAACGAAAAAGTCTTCACGCCTTCCATCTGTGGTCTCCCGCTTTCATCAGCCGGGCGGCTGGAGTGGTCTTTATCGGCCGACTCAGGTTCGGGTTTCTCAAATATCGAAGATGCACTCGTGCTGAGTACTCTTTCGGGTGACATTCCACAGACTACGATTCCCGGAGTCTTTGAGCCAGAGGCGAAAGCCATTGTTTCTTTGAATTTTGATGAAGATGAAAGCCGCGACGACCTGGTGATTTCACTGGAGGACGGCTATCTGGCGGATGGAAGTTTGGGAATCGAATTTGGCGTGACGATCGAAGACCTTGCCTGGGAAGATCAGCTTGAGAGACAGTTGCTGGGGGTGGATGAGAACGGCCAGGTTCAACTGGAGATTGAATTCTTGCGTTTGGAATCGATCGGGCCGACAGAATTTGGTGACGTCGTCGATTCAACAACAATGATGGCGACAGTAGCGTTCGATGGAAGTCGGCTTCAAATTGAACCGATGAGTTACGAATTCGACGAAGCTCTGTTTTTTGATTTCGCAACTTTCAGCAGCAACGGATTGAAGGGTATTGAGATTCGCGGGATTTCGTTTGGACTTCAGGCAGTTCCTGAGCCCAACGCCGGAAGCTTGCTATTGCTTGTCTGGATCGCTGCTTTCAATCGAAGGCGAAGAATTGCTTGTTAA